TAGAATAAATCAATGCAGCTGGCCTGGTCCCTCGACACACTCCCTCCCCCCAGCGGTAATGCTAAATGCAACAATGTGGTTTTGCAAAACTTAATTGTCTATTGCCAAAAATGTAAGGTATTCCTGCATGTAAAGCTGCCAGATTCCTGCAGCATGCAGGAGGCTGCAGTGAGCCCATGTTCTGAAGAGGGCGATATCTGTATTCAAGGCTCATTAAAGTAGAGAGTTCGGGAAAAGTAAGTCCAGAcgacaatttaaaaatatttgaaaaatatagcaaatattTGATCACCTTTGCAGGTGAAATTCTAATTTCCTTTTTGGACACCAGGTTCCTTAGGGGTTAAGGCTGGCCATCGAAATCCCAATAAAAGGTGTAGcatttaattataaatataaacacaacATGATTATGAGTGAAAGCTTTGTATTTACCAGCCTGTACCTCCAATGTTAATATGAATTAGACACAAATGTTCTGAATCTGCTCTGAGTTGTATAACATTAATGTATGGCTTACATATTATTTATCTTTGAAAATACTGGAGGTAGATGACAGGAACCAGCACCCAACATTTAGGTACCAGTTTAAAAATGTAGACCAATAGTATATGTCTGTCTTTGCAGTTACTTATAAACTTGGATCGGGGCGTAGTCTGTGTCTTTGCTGTGACTTATTTCTGGCAGGGAGGTCTTTCAGTAAATATCACTTTAAGAcctaattaaatataatttttgtaCTTGTAAATCAGATATTTTAAGAGGGGATCGGGTGACGTGTGTTGATCTTTCATCATCTttggtgggggatgggggatcTGAATGGCTCGGCTTTGATGGTTAGTTAGCGCTTATTGTTGGTGTCTGTCAGTAGGCATCACGCTGCAGGCTTTAAACTAACCATGTAGCCAGTTAGCGTCACTCTTATTCATAGGTGCAAGCAAAGACCACACTTACCGTCACAAGGCCGTGGCACATTTCATCATAATCTTGGTGGACAcatcttaaaataaaaaaggctGAAAAACTTAATGGTAGTGACTCAAAATCACGAAACGTTTATGGTAATTAGCCTACTCAGAACTATTTAATTGCAGCAGACAATGCCACTGAGTGTTACGCAACGTACTATACTGGAGGATTACTTCTGACCCGTATTTGTGGTGATTTTCATCTTTTATTTGAGAAAACACTAAACATACAGCCTTTGTGAAAATGTACTTGACTGCTGTTGCTGCTACAGTCAGTGCTGCAGTCTGGGGACGTCGTCATGCTTGATCACGGTGATCGCAGCTTTAGTGATCTTATTTCAAAGCAAACAAACACCGGCAAAGGCGCACAGGTTCCCGAAACCCCCAACAGCTCCAGGGTCGCCGTGGCTGGGGATCCAGAACAGTGCATCAGACCTGTGGTTTGAGGAAAGTGCCCACGGCGATGTGCAGCCCACGGCGATGTGCAGCCCCTGATGCACTGCTGGCATCTCCCCTCAGCTTCTGCAGACATGCCAAACCTTTGACACAGTAAAATGGATCCCGAGCAGGACAGGAATGTCTTGTGGTTAAAAAATCATGAATCTCCTCAAAGCTTTTTCTCTGCATTCAGACACCGATTTATGAacaataatttatatatatatatatatgtgtgtgcgtgtgtgtgtgtgtgtgtgtgtgtgtgtgtgtgtataaaacacAGCATTATTTCATTGATTTCAGCAACATTTGTGTGGTCAGGCTTTTTTGTAGGTCTGCATTGGCAAATGCCTACTGTTTTATTTGAGCTGAATTATTGTGCCAATAATCATCATACGCACATCACATAACCATTTGATCATCGGAAGCGTACTGCATGCCTGATAAAACCGACCCCAGATGGCCATAAACTAACTTATTATAAACTATATTCAAAAGAGTGTTTATAGTGTTTGTTTAAACTGTTTCAATGATCTTTCATATTTTAACACACAATTAATCAGATTTTATAAGCACACCAAAAGTTATCATATTATTTAAGGAACAACGCAAAAATATATAGAACAATATCACACAGAGTacaattttttacatttataataaattcatttatgcaaaaaaaaaaaaattaagagatctctttcatatataaatataatgttGCTAGAGTGCATTTCATCCAAAAGCAAGATTCAAATCAATGACAACATAATACCTGCAGCTACAATCAAACTTCATCGCACTTCATAGTTTACAGTCACTAATCGATGGTTAATTTAGGTCTGAGATTGCGTCTTCGTATAATAAACTGTTCTACCGTAACGGCAAACATATTTTCAAAGATAAAGTTTCAAATAGCGACCCTTTTTTGCCAGAAAACGTAGCTGAACCAGACCAGGCTAGGAGGCCACTGATCTCAGCGAGCTAGACTGAGAAGCGTATCAGACTGACAAAGGACAGACGAAAATGGCAATGGCATGCATCTCACTGGATATATGCATCTCACTGGATATATGCATCTCATTGGATATATGCATGTCATTGGATATATGCATCTCACTGGATATATGCATCGCTCTGTGTATCTGCATTTCACCATTTCACTTCAGCCTCTTAGCCACATCCAGGTAGGCCAGCTCAATCTCCCTGTCAGCCGCGCAGGTGTTGGTGACCTCGTCCCTGCTGTAGGCATTCTGCAGGTACCTCCACACCGCTGTCAGCTCTGCCGGGATCTCGTAATTGCGGTATTTCTTTGCGACGACCTGGCAAAGGCCGACATATGGATTAAAACCAAATGATAATTTTCtaaatacattttacatttctaTACATACAAGCAGACACAAATTGCATTATGGGGACCTGATAATACCTGATAATTTTTgccttttggggacatttttccagTACTCACGGGAAAACTCAAAATCTGTGACGGcaatcaaaacactaaaaaagtcaaaagtcttgcattttgtttggttacttgtggtcaGAGTTAGGTTTGTCAtatttaggattagggttatgctcaTAGAACGGAGTCAACATAGATATAAGATCATgcactgcatgtgtgtgagtatataAAACATTTCCATTCTAATAGCTATAAAAAGATTTAGCTGTACCTTAACCCTGTCAAACgtgctgtgtttttattttacacataaCCCCTTTGTACAGCTGGATCTTCCATTCGAGACCCCCATGTGCAGGAGAGCGCGTGGTGGGGAAGTGCACtgctaatgcccccccccccccccccgtaccttGACGATGTGCAGCTTTGGCAGGAGGTTGCAGTCAGCCAGAGTCAGCTCGTCTCCATCCAAGAACTTGCGGTTGGACGTCTTCTCGTCTTCCATGCTGTCAGCATCGATCTCGTCCGGGAGCGGAGTGTTTAAGTAATCATCCAGTCTCTTAAGAGCCTTGACTAGGCTCTTCTCAAGACCTGTAAGTTTGTACAGAAACAACCAAAACATGTTACATTAACCTTCGAAAAAAATATCGTTTTGCCCAGTTTTGTTTAACTGGATTATATCACTATATCTTTCTGTTTCATATGGTCATAATATATGCCTGCTGTTGTCAGCTTAAGTTCCCATTAGAAACCTGCATACGATAACTGTTGTGCTTCTAAATACGACAGACAAAAAAATTTGCGTTACAGTTCATGGTTGACAAATCCATCAACCTTTTCCACTGTAAATGCTATTTGACAGATACAAAAGTAATACATGGAAATACATACAGCACTTCAGAGTTAATTTCTGATGTTTCATGGTTTTATACAGGCCAAAAGGTTTTCATTTATTGCCCGTGAGAAATTTCCCAAAATCTCTTCCATTTTCTATTTTAACTTGGAATAAAGTATTTAACTCCCATTGAAATATCCAGCTGAATGAACGGAACAACTCTGAAAGTCACTTTAGATGACAGCATTAACTAAATGGAAATGTAACAAAAAATTTAACCTGgcttcacattttaaaatgtaatttactttTGTTCCACTAGATGGTAGCAACGGCAAAcacattattgttattactactGTTTTCATGGATATGGACGGATTCTGCATATCAATTTTGTACTCGGTGGGTGTTTTTAATAAGGTAAACCTGCTTGGTAATGCAAGCAGCCTGTTACAAACAGTTAATCATGTGGCTTTGACTGAATACATGCATCATCCAAGATCAAGAGGTTCCACTACTGTGCAGCTAAACATTACAATGGCTAAGATGTATGACCTGAGTGATTTTAAATGGGGTGTGAATGTCATATGTGGTAGTACCAGGCTCAGAGAAACAGCTGTTCTCTTGGGATCTGCATGCATTACAATCACATCCAGTCAATGATTGCGACTagaaacaccttgttaatgagagaggtcgagggggagaatggccagacttgttaaagctaacaggaaggacacaagtacaaaatggtgAGCAGAATGGCTTCTCTGAATGCACAACTCATCAACCCTTGTCATGGTCCTGGAGGTAAAAATCAGTCTTACCTGGAACTAGCTAGATGCACCCAATACAGTGGCTACTGATTTTAGCTGGCAGCTAGACGCATAAGGAGTAGATTTAAAATATGCTttttgtcattaatgtgcaAAACCTGACCTAATTAACCAGCAAGTGCCACAGTATCACACACACGTTGTGTATTCCTGCACAAAACCTCAGGTGACACCATCCTACCCACCTGGATTAGCTTCTGGTTTCGTGTTTTTAATGTACGCCGAGAACTTGGCAAAAATGTCGTTTCCTGCGGTGTTGGACTCCCGGTGCTTTGACGCCAGTCTGGGGTACCTGCGTGAGGCACATCGGATTACTTTAACCGTGACATTCCTGCTTTTCCAGGCCGGGGCTGCCCTTAAAGTCAACAGCTCCTAACAAGAGTCTAATGTGAAACCATCTGAAAGATCAGTTGCATTCTCGGCAGGGTGCGCATACCTGTCAGGCTTGGTCACCTACTGCCAAGATGGGGGTTTAATCATTAGGCCACATCGATTTCCAGATGCAGTCAATCACACAATGTTAGATCAATGGcacataataaaaatgaaacacaatcaGCTACATACACACAGCATTGTCTATCAGGTCCTCATAACAACTACATTTACATTCAGCTGATGGTCAAGATACTTgaaacaaacaagtaaacaaataaGATGTTTTTGGACTTTTCTTTTGTCAAATTAAGTTATGAAAAAAactccacccacacacacacacacacacacacacacaataaccctaaccccaacccagcaGTCACACATTTTTTATAACACTGAGTTTCCCTTAGTGGGAACAAAGtgaaaacaacaggtttttaatacattgtgtggacatttggtccccacaatgtaatatttacatgacacacacacacaccccccatgAGGGGAGCTACTTTTACATTATTGCACTGAAGTGACCCTGGCTGCTGTATGCAGCAGTCACGCCTGTCCTCCATCACAAGTGGGTCGGAACTCTTACTTTGGGGGTGCCAGAACCTCCTCCAGGAACTCCTCGATCTTGTTTACGTCAGTTTTGACTTCGCCATTGAAGGTGAGGAAAGGCGGGTGGGTTCCTGGGGCAAGGTTATGCAGGTCAGCTGGCTTCCTGGACACAACATGAACAGGCTGGGCTCAGTCCCCAGGAAGGcttaggcagataaagaaacgaTTACTTTAATTTCCATTGTGGGAAATTATGTGAACACTTAGcattatgttacatttatcgaAAATGAGGTGTAATATGAAAGCAGGTCAGACGGTCTCTGGAGCAACTAGATTTGAGacccttgttcaagggcccagcagtgacatcgCTCTGCAAGCTACAGGATTTGATCCTGCAACCTTCCGATCCCAGGCGGAAAACCCTAAATGGCACACACTCCTTCCACAAAGGCCACTTCTTGAATTGTGCAATAAATTTTCACGCCTGGAAACCCATTCAGCTACTaaaacactgtcagaaaaaagtgTCAGTTTGTCATTGGGGTTGTACCCTCAAgagt
This window of the Paramormyrops kingsleyae isolate MSU_618 chromosome 19, PKINGS_0.4, whole genome shotgun sequence genome carries:
- the clic5b gene encoding chloride intracellular channel protein 5b isoform X2; translated protein: MTDRSPTNGDDKDPDIELFVKAGSDGESIGNCPFSQRIFMILWLKGVVFNVTTVDLKRKPADLHNLAPGTHPPFLTFNGEVKTDVNKIEEFLEEVLAPPKYPRLASKHRESNTAGNDIFAKFSAYIKNTKPEANPGLEKSLVKALKRLDDYLNTPLPDEIDADSMEDEKTSNRKFLDGDELTLADCNLLPKLHIVKVVAKKYRNYEIPAELTAVWRYLQNAYSRDEVTNTCAADREIELAYLDVAKRLK